A single region of the Pontimicrobium sp. SW4 genome encodes:
- a CDS encoding DUF6443 domain-containing protein: MKHILNKQIKSLILVCILSWMSGTIDLQAQTTIYGPSTANVNDVDYYSVNINDDIFHYTWTVYGGTKSSIQEQSVTVTWTSSGSNSVEYDAEGDWDAYYGSKTVTVSSPPATPPMPTITNNCGNTVLTRTTPPSGETYYWQSSSSGTSIGNSSVSVTRTTGTVYYLRSKKGSVWSSARTITYSITQGTIYYEDADGDTFGDPNVTTISCTGTPAGYVTNSSDSCPENAGPAANNGCPLVNASPDENYIYTIVPQIEVTSISSITNDDNAIRNIQYFDGLGRAKQSIAIQAGNDQKDIVTHIGYDAIGRQKKEFLPYASDNFAGRINPNASTDTQEYYDLAKYESDFPSITQSNINAFSEEGI; encoded by the coding sequence ATGAAACATATACTAAATAAACAAATAAAATCACTTATTCTAGTGTGCATACTTAGCTGGATGAGTGGAACGATAGACCTACAAGCGCAAACAACAATTTATGGTCCTTCTACAGCTAATGTCAATGATGTGGATTATTATAGTGTGAATATTAATGATGATATTTTCCATTATACTTGGACAGTGTATGGAGGAACCAAATCAAGCATACAGGAACAATCAGTAACTGTGACTTGGACATCTTCAGGTAGTAACTCTGTTGAGTATGATGCAGAGGGAGATTGGGATGCCTATTATGGTTCAAAGACGGTAACAGTAAGTAGTCCTCCAGCCACCCCGCCCATGCCTACAATAACCAATAACTGTGGGAACACAGTACTTACAAGAACCACACCGCCAAGTGGAGAGACCTATTATTGGCAAAGTAGTAGTTCAGGTACCAGTATAGGTAATTCATCCGTCTCAGTGACAAGAACCACTGGAACTGTATACTATTTACGTTCCAAGAAAGGAAGTGTTTGGAGTTCAGCAAGGACAATTACTTATAGTATCACGCAAGGAACTATTTATTATGAAGATGCAGATGGTGATACCTTTGGAGATCCAAATGTTACTACCATTAGTTGTACAGGAACTCCTGCTGGCTATGTTACAAATAGTAGTGATTCATGTCCAGAGAACGCTGGACCAGCGGCCAATAATGGATGTCCACTTGTAAATGCTTCCCCTGATGAAAACTATATATATACAATAGTGCCTCAAATTGAGGTGACAAGCATAAGTAGCATTACAAATGACGACAATGCCATTAGAAATATCCAATATTTTGATGGATTAGGAAGAGCAAAACAAAGTATAGCTATTCAAGCAGGAAATGACCAAAAAGATATTGTCACCCATATCGGTTATGATGCTATAGGAAGACAAAAAAAGGAGTTTCTGCCTTATGCTTCAGATAATTTTGCAGGACGAATAAACCCTAATGCTTCAACCGATACTCAGGAGTATTATGACTTGGCTAAATATGAGAGTGATTTTCCAAGTATAACCCAGAGTAACATCAATGCCTTTTCAGAAGAAGGAATTTGA
- a CDS encoding lipocalin family protein: MGLTGNAQNNNNDDKLIGTWVLDYNKTLNNIKQEAKQYYDGMTIDRKQSLQNSFNQRKMIFEADGNYTLVINSERQVTGTWDLKQDDITLELVAGGRTITHSIGNLSNQNLELHLEKSTEAKQLLGTWYLDKVSN; the protein is encoded by the coding sequence ATGGGTCTAACAGGAAATGCACAAAACAATAATAATGATGACAAGCTTATTGGGACATGGGTCTTGGATTATAACAAGACCCTCAACAATATAAAACAAGAGGCTAAACAATACTACGACGGTATGACAATTGACAGAAAACAGAGTCTACAGAATTCCTTTAATCAGCGCAAGATGATCTTTGAAGCTGATGGAAACTATACTTTGGTTATCAACTCAGAACGTCAGGTCACTGGAACGTGGGATTTAAAGCAGGATGACATCACCCTTGAATTAGTAGCAGGAGGTAGAACGATTACTCATAGTATTGGGAATCTCAGTAATCAGAATCTGGAGCTCCACTTGGAGAAAAGTACAGAGGCCAAGCAACTATTGGGCACATGGTATTTAGATAAGGTGTCCAACTAA
- a CDS encoding helix-turn-helix transcriptional regulator, with the protein MLFGERLLITRKKRKMSQDELAKQIGVHAPVIGRYERDEVKPSIETAFKIAKALEVSLDYLTGLSDLELDKTIVDVVTSLQKLNNEDREHIFTTINALIRDAKARNTYA; encoded by the coding sequence ATGTTGTTTGGTGAACGCTTATTAATCACTCGTAAAAAAAGGAAGATGTCGCAAGATGAACTTGCCAAACAGATTGGTGTGCACGCTCCTGTAATTGGACGTTACGAACGTGATGAAGTAAAACCGTCTATTGAGACGGCATTTAAGATTGCTAAAGCGCTCGAAGTATCTTTGGATTATTTAACTGGCTTATCTGATTTGGAACTTGATAAAACTATTGTTGATGTTGTTACGAGTTTACAAAAACTGAACAATGAAGATAGAGAGCATATTTTCACTACGATTAATGCATTAATTCGAGACGCTAAAGCTCGTAATACTTACGCATAA
- a CDS encoding helix-turn-helix transcriptional regulator, whose amino-acid sequence MEFKHLAKGYKLIECENLEIAASCEAHFDEGECTESEFYHPSNVLVYVEQGSLEIELDNKRYLFTKGQICLVRKYTHVKLSKRFAKEEKQAKTYAFMMRDKFLRNVITNFKFKKDLQPIGERILELAPTKNLLDIIASIKYAVDNKQYLNTVELETNLVKSLKAIINSNPKLAILFKEFTLAKRVDLKLFMDLSFMPKKTLKELAELSGRSLSTFEREFKLIFDTTPHQWILKKRLQLAHDLLLSTNKYVSDICIECGFEDLGHFSKVFKNEFGLNPSEIKNNSSIEII is encoded by the coding sequence ATGGAATTTAAACATCTAGCAAAAGGCTATAAACTTATTGAATGCGAAAACTTAGAAATAGCGGCTTCTTGTGAAGCGCATTTTGATGAAGGCGAATGTACCGAATCAGAATTTTACCATCCCTCTAACGTTTTAGTTTATGTAGAACAAGGCTCCCTAGAAATAGAGCTTGATAATAAGCGTTATCTATTTACTAAAGGACAAATTTGTTTGGTTAGAAAATACACGCATGTTAAATTGTCTAAACGATTTGCTAAAGAAGAAAAACAGGCAAAAACCTATGCATTTATGATGCGTGATAAATTTTTAAGAAACGTTATTACAAATTTTAAATTTAAAAAAGACCTACAACCTATAGGTGAACGTATTTTAGAATTAGCACCTACTAAAAATTTGCTTGACATTATTGCTAGTATTAAATACGCTGTAGATAATAAACAGTATTTAAATACTGTAGAATTAGAAACAAATCTTGTTAAATCTTTAAAGGCAATTATTAACTCAAACCCTAAACTAGCTATACTATTTAAAGAATTTACATTGGCTAAAAGAGTGGACCTTAAATTATTTATGGATCTTAGTTTTATGCCTAAAAAGACTTTAAAGGAATTAGCCGAATTGTCTGGAAGAAGTTTGTCTACTTTTGAAAGAGAGTTTAAACTCATTTTTGATACCACACCACATCAATGGATATTAAAAAAGCGCTTACAATTAGCTCATGATTTATTGCTTAGTACAAACAAATATGTTAGTGATATATGTATAGAATGTGGGTTTGAAGATTTAGGGCATTTTAGCAAAGTTTTTAAAAATGAATTTGGTTTAAATCCTTCAGAAATTAAAAACAATTCTAGCATTGAAATAATATAG
- a CDS encoding RHS repeat-associated core domain-containing protein, which yields MPFQKKEFEASPLNRVLKQAAPGKDWKLGNGHEIEFDYGSNTSTEVRKYSVSTSFANNTYTPTLNGGTSYYAAGKLFKTVTKDENHDGTTSKLDTTEEFKDKQGRVILKRTYGESDLNRDGDVLDAGESSAQHDTYYVYDNFGNLTYVLPPLSDANTNKPTSTELNDLCYQYKYDHRNRLIEKKIPGKGWEYIVYDELDRPVMTQDAVQQPNKEWLVTKYDKLGRVAYTGLYTHSSTVSAQHTMQSHFNTQNNLDTELYEERKGSTVDYDDSYYSNNNFPSSGLELLTINYYDDYSFDLAGSAQPESITHAYSVSLTTNVKSLATGSKVKVLDVSPDKWISSVMYYDDKARPVYTYSKNAYLNTTDIVQSDLDFVGKALEVKTTHKKTGETDLVTMETFTYDHAGRVTKQTHKINSGAEEVIAENIYDELGQLTTKEVGNTVSNPLQTVNYTYNVRGWLKQINNPASLGTDLFGFKINYNTQDHGGTVLYNGNISETEWKTANTDSNLKWYKYDYDALNRLTSATSISSNYHLDKVVYDLNGNITKLKRQGHIVANPVATNSSHFNTMDDLVYTYNTNSNQLKKVLDNGNDTYGFKDGSDTTTEYTYDANGNMLTDANKGISSNISYNHLNLPTLVTLSSGNISYIYDATGVKLKKTVSTGATTKYAGNYIYEDSGSGDVLKFFNHSEGYVEPDGSGGYNYVYQYKDHLGNIRLSYKEDTSVTEVSVNEDFASSTSGWSTPTSSGAGINNTNEELNLTLVNRWTSTSKYLTITPNVPIHIEFDFKNGTMDKPVFLVREQINGVWEPGGDRDIIWDVQDGHHVLDLTLTGDFIRLYFEKGTGNDNGTATSCYIDNFKVTQNGLEIQEENNYYPFGLKHKGYNNVINGTEHPYKYNGVELNENLGLNIYETYARGYDPAIGRFLQIDPLGELINQIDKTPYNFAWNNPIAFNDPDGLCPDCPDPANATEGQIYTIDNGSEYIFNGTEWERHTVEELDEVVVVAPSGSSEEDSSNTTSEANAGTVSAVVATGIILSEVSTSVTLPSATAVGGAAATGGVVTGFLGVTVGPLLYMSYMYPNGITGPTYDQLRADPFFPITTQDPKNYPSQPSSITAPPNLTPPAYQPLTAEELLTVSAYINQMAAEHRKRRGSKKKTNDKHTKRRPGGDEKKKKPRKRGKKWKPRK from the coding sequence ATGCCTTTTCAGAAGAAGGAATTTGAAGCCTCACCACTTAATAGGGTGTTAAAGCAAGCTGCTCCAGGAAAAGATTGGAAACTAGGAAATGGTCATGAAATAGAGTTTGATTATGGTTCAAATACATCAACAGAAGTACGTAAGTATTCTGTTAGTACAAGTTTTGCTAATAATACCTACACGCCTACCTTAAATGGAGGTACAAGTTATTATGCTGCTGGAAAACTGTTTAAAACAGTGACTAAAGATGAAAATCATGATGGGACAACATCAAAACTAGACACCACTGAAGAGTTTAAAGATAAACAAGGCAGAGTCATTTTAAAACGTACTTATGGGGAATCAGATTTAAACAGGGATGGTGATGTGTTGGATGCTGGTGAAAGTTCAGCGCAACACGATACGTATTACGTCTATGATAATTTTGGAAATCTAACCTATGTGTTGCCACCATTATCAGATGCTAATACCAATAAACCAACCTCTACCGAGTTAAATGATCTATGTTACCAATACAAATACGACCATAGAAACAGGCTTATAGAAAAAAAGATCCCAGGCAAAGGTTGGGAGTATATTGTGTATGATGAATTAGATAGACCAGTTATGACACAGGATGCTGTTCAACAACCAAACAAAGAATGGCTGGTAACCAAATATGATAAGTTGGGAAGAGTTGCATATACTGGGCTGTATACACATAGTTCTACAGTATCAGCGCAACATACCATGCAATCACATTTTAATACGCAGAATAATTTAGACACAGAACTTTATGAAGAAAGAAAAGGAAGTACGGTAGATTATGATGATAGTTATTACTCAAATAATAACTTTCCTAGCTCAGGTTTAGAATTGTTAACCATTAATTATTATGATGACTATAGTTTTGATTTAGCTGGATCTGCTCAACCTGAAAGTATCACACATGCCTACAGTGTATCACTAACTACTAATGTTAAAAGTTTGGCTACTGGATCTAAAGTAAAGGTATTGGATGTCTCACCAGATAAATGGATTTCCTCAGTAATGTATTATGATGATAAGGCACGTCCAGTGTACACATATTCTAAAAATGCGTATTTAAATACAACTGATATTGTACAGAGTGATTTAGATTTTGTTGGAAAAGCATTAGAGGTGAAAACCACCCATAAAAAAACTGGAGAAACAGATTTAGTGACTATGGAAACCTTTACGTATGACCATGCTGGTCGTGTAACTAAACAAACCCATAAAATTAATTCTGGTGCGGAAGAAGTTATTGCAGAAAACATCTATGACGAATTGGGACAATTAACAACCAAAGAAGTTGGGAATACAGTGAGCAATCCACTTCAAACAGTTAATTATACCTATAATGTTAGAGGCTGGTTAAAGCAAATTAATAATCCCGCTTCTTTGGGTACAGACTTGTTTGGGTTTAAAATTAATTACAATACTCAAGATCATGGAGGGACAGTACTCTATAATGGAAATATCTCTGAAACGGAATGGAAAACGGCGAATACCGATAGTAATTTAAAATGGTATAAGTATGATTATGATGCGCTTAATAGACTTACTAGCGCCACTAGTATTTCAAGCAATTATCATTTAGACAAAGTAGTCTATGATCTTAATGGAAATATTACCAAATTAAAAAGACAAGGGCATATTGTTGCTAACCCAGTAGCTACAAATAGTTCCCATTTTAATACTATGGATGATCTGGTGTATACTTATAATACCAATAGCAACCAGCTTAAAAAAGTACTTGATAATGGAAATGATACATATGGGTTTAAAGATGGTAGTGATACTACCACAGAGTACACGTATGACGCCAATGGCAACATGCTAACTGATGCTAATAAGGGTATTTCATCGAATATTTCCTATAACCACTTAAATTTACCAACACTTGTGACCTTATCTTCAGGGAATATTTCTTACATTTATGATGCCACTGGCGTAAAATTAAAGAAAACGGTGAGTACTGGTGCTACAACTAAATATGCTGGAAACTATATCTATGAGGATAGTGGTAGCGGTGATGTGTTAAAATTCTTTAACCACTCAGAAGGCTATGTAGAACCTGATGGCTCTGGTGGGTATAACTATGTATACCAATATAAAGACCATTTAGGGAATATTAGATTGAGTTATAAGGAAGATACTTCGGTTACTGAAGTGTCTGTGAATGAGGATTTTGCTTCAAGTACTAGTGGTTGGTCAACTCCTACTTCAAGTGGAGCTGGTATAAACAATACTAATGAAGAGCTAAACCTTACTTTAGTAAATAGATGGACTAGTACTAGTAAATATTTGACTATTACCCCTAATGTTCCTATTCATATAGAATTTGATTTTAAAAATGGTACAATGGACAAACCTGTATTTCTTGTGAGAGAACAGATTAATGGGGTTTGGGAACCTGGTGGAGACAGAGATATAATATGGGATGTCCAAGATGGACATCACGTATTAGACTTAACGCTCACAGGAGATTTTATTAGATTGTATTTTGAGAAAGGTACTGGGAATGACAATGGAACTGCTACCTCCTGTTATATAGATAACTTTAAGGTTACTCAAAATGGTCTTGAAATACAAGAAGAAAACAACTACTATCCTTTTGGGCTCAAACACAAAGGTTACAATAACGTAATAAATGGCACAGAACATCCTTATAAGTATAATGGTGTTGAGTTAAATGAGAATTTAGGGCTTAATATTTATGAAACTTATGCAAGAGGTTATGACCCTGCTATTGGGAGATTTTTACAAATAGACCCTTTGGGAGAGTTAATTAATCAAATAGATAAAACACCCTATAATTTTGCTTGGAACAATCCTATTGCTTTTAATGACCCTGATGGTTTATGTCCAGATTGTCCAGACCCAGCTAATGCGACAGAGGGTCAAATTTACACTATTGATAATGGCAGTGAATATATATTTAACGGTACAGAATGGGAAAGGCATACTGTTGAAGAATTAGATGAAGTGGTAGTAGTTGCACCTTCTGGGAGTTCAGAAGAAGATTCTTCTAACACCACAAGTGAAGCAAATGCAGGAACAGTTAGTGCAGTTGTTGCTACTGGAATTATTTTAAGTGAAGTGTCGACATCTGTAACACTTCCATCTGCTACAGCCGTAGGAGGTGCTGCTGCAACAGGAGGTGTTGTTACTGGGTTTTTAGGAGTTACTGTTGGGCCACTTTTATATATGTCGTATATGTATCCTAATGGAATTACTGGACCAACTTACGATCAATTAAGGGCTGATCCATTTTTTCCAATAACAACACAAGATCCAAAAAATTATCCATCTCAACCTTCAAGTATCACAGCTCCTCCAAATTTAACTCCTCCAGCTTATCAACCATTGACAGCGGAAGAGTTATTGACAGTCTCTGCTTATATTAATCAAATGGCAGCGGAGCATAGAAAAAGGAGAGGCAGTAAGAAGAAGACAAATGACAAGCACACAAAAAGACGACCAGGAGGGGATGAAAAAAAGAAAAAACCAAGAAAAAGAGGCAAAAAATGGAAACCTCGCAAATAA
- a CDS encoding RHS repeat-associated core domain-containing protein gives MNGTEHPYKYNGVELNENLGLNIYETYARGYDPAIGRFLQIDPLGELINQIDKTPYNFAWNNPIAFNDPDGLCPDCPDPANATEGQIYTIDNGSEYIFNGTEWERHTVEELDEVVVVAPSGSSEEDSSNTTSEANAGTVSAVVATGIILSEVSTSVTLPSATAVGGAAATGGVVTGFLGVTVGPLLYMSYMYPNGITGPTYDQLRADPFFPITTQDPKNYPSQPSSITAPPNLTPPAYQPLTAEELLTVSAYINQMAAEHRKRRGSKKKTNDKHTKRRPGGDEKKKKPRKRGKKWKPRK, from the coding sequence ATAAATGGCACAGAACATCCTTATAAGTATAATGGTGTTGAGTTAAATGAGAATTTAGGGCTTAATATTTATGAAACTTATGCAAGAGGTTATGACCCTGCTATTGGGAGATTTTTACAAATAGACCCTTTGGGAGAGTTAATTAATCAAATAGATAAAACACCCTATAATTTTGCTTGGAACAATCCTATTGCTTTTAATGACCCTGATGGTTTATGTCCAGATTGTCCAGACCCAGCTAATGCGACAGAGGGTCAAATTTACACTATTGATAATGGCAGTGAATATATATTTAACGGTACAGAATGGGAAAGGCATACTGTTGAAGAATTAGATGAAGTGGTAGTAGTTGCACCTTCTGGGAGTTCAGAAGAAGATTCTTCTAACACCACAAGTGAAGCAAATGCAGGAACAGTTAGTGCAGTTGTTGCTACTGGAATTATTTTAAGTGAAGTGTCGACATCTGTAACACTTCCATCTGCTACAGCCGTAGGAGGTGCTGCTGCAACAGGAGGTGTTGTTACTGGGTTTTTAGGAGTTACTGTTGGGCCACTTTTATATATGTCGTATATGTATCCTAATGGAATTACTGGACCAACTTACGATCAATTAAGGGCTGATCCATTTTTTCCAATAACAACACAAGATCCAAAAAATTATCCATCTCAACCTTCAAGTATCACAGCTCCTCCAAATTTAACTCCTCCAGCTTATCAACCATTGACAGCGGAAGAGTTATTGACAGTCTCTGCTTATATTAATCAAATGGCAGCGGAGCATAGAAAAAGGAGAGGCAGTAAGAAGAAGACAAATGACAAGCACACAAAAAGACGACCAGGAGGGGATGAAAAAAAGAAAAAACCAAGAAAAAGAGGCAAAAAATGGAAACCTCGCAAATAA
- a CDS encoding tyrosine-type recombinase/integrase — MITYSNYLEQQNYSKTTIESYTKSIETFLKWCKRNHTKAELVDYKTILKYIKYLQRKNRSKRTVKHQIGITKSYFKYLLSENYRIDNPIEDVNIKGVKRTINYNLLEADELEDLYYSFETENIKDKYHKLTAKRNKVIVGLIVYQGLRTTDLGNLKLEHLQLSKGKIYVPSTRKSNARELELKPWQIMEFIEYTNEVRTAIQKRTNNYTEQLFPLNTRFSTITYHINKRLKTYNHKVKDLKQIRASVITNWLGQYNLRKVQYLAGHRYISSTEKYVQDDLENLHEIVNNFHPIN; from the coding sequence ATGATAACATATAGCAATTATTTAGAACAACAGAACTATAGCAAAACAACCATAGAAAGCTACACAAAATCAATCGAAACCTTTTTAAAATGGTGCAAACGAAATCATACCAAAGCTGAATTAGTTGATTATAAAACTATCCTAAAATATATCAAGTATTTACAGCGGAAGAACAGAAGCAAAAGAACCGTAAAACATCAAATAGGAATTACCAAAAGTTACTTTAAATATCTACTATCAGAGAATTACAGAATAGACAATCCAATCGAAGATGTAAACATAAAAGGCGTAAAAAGAACAATCAATTACAATCTTTTAGAAGCTGACGAATTAGAGGATTTATATTACTCTTTTGAAACCGAAAACATTAAAGACAAGTATCACAAACTAACAGCAAAACGAAATAAAGTTATTGTTGGCTTAATCGTCTATCAAGGTTTACGAACCACAGATTTAGGCAACTTAAAGTTAGAACATTTACAACTCTCAAAAGGTAAAATCTATGTTCCAAGTACCAGGAAAAGCAACGCAAGAGAACTGGAGCTAAAACCTTGGCAAATAATGGAATTTATAGAATATACCAACGAAGTTAGAACAGCAATACAAAAGCGAACCAACAATTATACAGAACAGCTTTTTCCTCTCAATACAAGATTTAGTACAATCACGTATCACATCAACAAACGATTGAAGACATATAACCATAAAGTAAAAGACTTGAAACAGATTAGAGCAAGTGTAATCACAAATTGGTTAGGGCAATATAACTTGCGGAAAGTTCAATATTTAGCTGGACATCGTTATATAAGTTCCACCGAAAAATATGTACAAGACGATTTAGAAAACCTGCACGAAATCGTAAACAACTTCCATCCAATAAACTGA
- a CDS encoding DUF4249 family protein produces the protein MKQSYNIIVTLVCLFFFSGCLKEADIEAEFEPQVFIYGYLIDNTDYIKVTVQRTVPVNVTTVDAIEDATISLYTEDVNSNITLVTDDFVYANEGDYYSNDTVTGIVGNKYWIEVVLTDGTTYESEHETLKPPVEIIDIRKEGNFSQVVFSDPPGESNFYIVDYNFYEGSNRIARRFELSNDNLFDGNGNAFIETEYIEGNGIGISLNNLNYLTYQFYVTSFDQYDNQVDFGSTETVDAFLIFSKPPVNLIGNIKNKTTNRTALGFFGVFSSDYAEAIF, from the coding sequence ATGAAACAATCATATAATATAATAGTTACTCTAGTTTGTCTTTTCTTTTTTTCTGGATGTTTAAAAGAAGCTGATATAGAAGCAGAGTTTGAACCACAAGTGTTTATTTATGGGTATTTAATTGATAACACAGATTATATAAAAGTAACTGTACAACGTACAGTTCCTGTAAATGTAACCACAGTAGATGCTATAGAAGATGCTACAATATCTTTATATACTGAAGATGTAAATAGTAACATTACTTTAGTTACAGATGATTTTGTTTACGCAAACGAAGGTGATTATTATAGTAACGACACCGTTACAGGTATAGTAGGGAATAAATATTGGATAGAAGTGGTTTTAACAGATGGTACTACTTATGAATCTGAACACGAAACATTAAAGCCTCCAGTTGAAATAATAGACATTAGAAAAGAAGGTAATTTTTCGCAGGTAGTATTTAGTGACCCTCCAGGAGAATCTAATTTCTATATAGTAGATTATAATTTTTACGAAGGTAGTAATCGTATAGCAAGACGTTTTGAATTATCTAATGATAATCTATTTGATGGCAATGGAAATGCTTTTATTGAAACCGAATATATAGAAGGCAATGGTATTGGTATTAGTTTAAATAACCTTAACTATTTAACCTATCAATTCTATGTAACCTCTTTTGATCAATATGACAATCAAGTTGATTTTGGTAGTACAGAAACCGTTGATGCTTTTTTAATATTTAGTAAACCACCTGTAAATTTAATAGGAAATATTAAAAACAAAACAACAAATAGAACAGCATTAGGCTTTTTTGGAGTATTTAGCTCCGATTATGCCGAAGCAATTTTTTAA
- a CDS encoding tyrosine-type recombinase/integrase, translating to MKKLKLQNHSYKLFVANFKEWLDILGYAETTVYYLPNHLKEFFHYLENKNINNINFITAETVKTYYKQLQQRSNTKTSGALSKSYLNKHQQALKKFKEYLQNHNHKGIQIHLKSETNPTEERVNILTISEVKELFEATEFSHTESRFKLRDKAILTILYSCGLRRNEAVHLDTSDILFDKERVYVRKGKNYKERFVPINRKNAEILEDYIYESRPEFYQSNLSEALFINKNGTRLQGMSYANRLKTIVKATNNKSIQNKQITLHTLRHSIATHLLQYNVDLESIKTFLGHSSLESTQIYTHLLKTIENDNI from the coding sequence ATGAAAAAATTAAAGCTACAAAACCACAGCTACAAACTCTTTGTTGCCAATTTTAAAGAGTGGTTAGACATACTTGGATATGCAGAAACAACAGTCTATTACTTGCCAAACCACCTAAAAGAGTTCTTCCATTATTTAGAAAACAAGAACATTAATAATATCAATTTTATCACAGCAGAAACCGTAAAGACCTATTACAAACAACTGCAACAGCGTAGCAATACCAAAACAAGCGGAGCATTAAGCAAAAGCTACTTAAACAAACACCAACAAGCTCTAAAAAAGTTTAAGGAATATTTACAGAACCATAATCACAAAGGCATACAAATACATCTAAAATCCGAGACCAATCCAACCGAAGAACGAGTAAATATATTAACCATATCAGAAGTTAAAGAACTCTTTGAAGCTACTGAATTTAGCCATACAGAAAGTAGATTTAAGTTAAGAGACAAAGCCATTTTAACGATTTTATATAGTTGTGGATTACGCAGAAACGAAGCAGTACATTTAGATACGAGCGATATCCTTTTTGATAAAGAACGAGTGTACGTGAGAAAAGGAAAAAACTACAAAGAACGATTTGTGCCAATCAATCGAAAAAACGCAGAAATATTAGAAGATTACATTTACGAATCTCGACCAGAATTTTACCAAAGTAATTTAAGTGAAGCCTTGTTTATCAATAAAAACGGAACACGATTACAAGGAATGAGTTATGCCAACAGATTAAAGACAATCGTAAAAGCAACCAATAATAAATCGATACAAAATAAGCAGATTACACTTCATACATTAAGACACTCGATAGCAACACACTTGTTGCAATACAACGTCGATTTAGAAAGCATAAAAACCTTTTTAGGCCATAGTTCTTTGGAATCTACACAAATCTATACGCACTTACTTAAAACGATAGAAAATGATAACATATAG
- a CDS encoding MBL fold metallo-hydrolase, producing MKIKMIKFISAVILLVISCSSDDKQAEVDKKITIDSSWYNVKNINAETYSFEEPNSSQGNVSYLLVGTSKALMFDTGSGENQPVNGYKIKTVIDQITQLPTTLLLSHFHFDHNQNISEFDNVGFPDIPFLREGVDENDIYTFTSEELFSGDYPSQVQVDEWLPVNTDIDLGNRIIQLVNIPGHTKESIAIIDKTNKLAFLGDYLYNGSLFLFDNEDVDKYKTSIDYLISILGNDYRLFGAHGLPEIAFSKLNTLKNFLICIQNENCEPTATTVWGYDVLLYEFENLNMVVFQ from the coding sequence ATGAAAATAAAAATGATTAAGTTTATAAGTGCTGTAATTCTATTAGTAATATCTTGCTCTAGTGATGACAAACAAGCTGAAGTAGATAAAAAAATCACGATAGATTCTAGCTGGTATAATGTTAAAAACATAAATGCAGAAACATATAGTTTTGAAGAACCAAATAGCTCTCAAGGAAACGTTAGTTATTTGCTTGTTGGAACCAGTAAGGCATTGATGTTTGATACAGGTTCAGGAGAAAATCAACCTGTAAATGGTTATAAAATTAAGACAGTTATAGATCAAATAACCCAACTGCCGACGACACTTTTATTATCACATTTTCATTTTGACCATAACCAGAATATTTCAGAGTTTGACAATGTTGGTTTTCCAGATATACCTTTTTTAAGAGAAGGAGTTGACGAAAATGATATATATACATTTACTAGCGAAGAGTTGTTCTCAGGAGATTATCCGTCCCAAGTACAAGTTGATGAGTGGCTACCTGTTAACACCGATATTGATTTAGGAAACAGAATTATACAATTAGTTAATATACCAGGGCATACAAAAGAGTCTATAGCAATTATAGATAAAACTAATAAGTTAGCATTTTTAGGAGATTATCTCTATAACGGCTCATTGTTTTTATTTGATAATGAGGATGTAGATAAGTATAAAACTTCAATTGACTACCTTATTTCTATTTTAGGAAATGATTATAGGTTATTTGGCGCCCATGGTTTGCCAGAAATAGCTTTTAGCAAACTAAATACACTAAAAAACTTTTTAATATGCATTCAAAACGAAAACTGCGAACCAACAGCGACTACAGTTTGGGGTTATGATGTTTTATTGTACGAATTCGAAAATTTGAATATGGTAGTTTTTCAATAA